One genomic segment of Chryseobacterium phocaeense includes these proteins:
- a CDS encoding SprT-like domain-containing protein, whose amino-acid sequence MPIQSLEKYLPQNTLKYLRIWFADYYIHIKVTRSRNSKLGDYRKLPDNSHEITVNSTLTPPLFFFVLTHELAHLIAFEKYGRRISPHGNEWKETFRNMLLESIEVYDEDLRPIIIRFSKSPKANFMASPDLVRYFHTEKEDDRLNFIEELQKGEFFMYRNEKYLLEGLIKKNYLCKNLATGRKYSFKPLARVEKCRQEC is encoded by the coding sequence ATGCCGATCCAGTCATTAGAAAAATACTTACCTCAAAATACATTAAAATACCTAAGAATTTGGTTTGCAGATTACTATATCCATATAAAAGTAACCCGCAGCCGGAATTCAAAGCTGGGAGATTACAGGAAACTACCGGATAATTCGCATGAAATTACTGTAAATTCTACCCTTACACCACCGCTTTTCTTCTTTGTGCTGACCCATGAGCTGGCTCATCTGATCGCTTTTGAAAAATACGGACGAAGAATATCTCCACACGGCAACGAGTGGAAAGAAACCTTCAGAAATATGCTTCTCGAAAGTATTGAGGTATATGATGAAGATCTGCGGCCTATCATTATCCGGTTTTCAAAATCTCCAAAGGCCAATTTCATGGCCAGTCCGGATCTTGTAAGATATTTTCATACTGAGAAAGAAGACGATAGACTGAATTTTATAGAAGAACTTCAAAAAGGGGAATTTTTTATGTACCGGAACGAAAAGTATTTATTAGAAGGTCTGATTAAAAAAAACTATCTTTGTAAGAATCTGGCTACGGGAAGGAAATATTCTTTCAAGCCTCTGGCTAGGGTTGAAAAATGTAGGCAAGAATGTTAA
- a CDS encoding mannose-1-phosphate guanylyltransferase: MLKSDRYCVIMAGGIGSRFWPMSTHKFPKQFQDILGTGRTMIQQTYDRISRIIPKEQIFVITNKEYVALSHQQLPEIPEENIVGEPLMKNTAACNLYMANKIAEINPDATMIVLPADHLILKEDVFLEKVELAFDLAAKHDYLVTLGITPTRPDTGYGYIQFVEKKGSDYFKVKTFTEKPILEIAQSFLESGDFLWNAGIFIWNVKSIHHAFELYLPEMMQHFMACEYNSAKENGCIEIIYPKVQKISIDNGILEKAKNVYVIPSDLGWSDLGTWTSVYENTEKDKNGNAVKLKHFLNYNSKGNIIRLKNNNKAVIIDGLEDFIVVDTDKALLICPRDNDQLIKDYVLDLKSFKKGDKFM; this comes from the coding sequence ATGTTAAAATCAGATAGATACTGTGTTATTATGGCGGGAGGAATCGGGAGCCGGTTCTGGCCTATGAGCACACACAAATTTCCAAAACAGTTTCAGGATATTTTAGGAACAGGGCGTACCATGATTCAGCAGACTTATGACCGGATCAGCCGCATCATTCCTAAAGAGCAGATATTCGTGATCACGAATAAAGAGTATGTGGCACTGTCCCATCAGCAGCTTCCGGAAATTCCTGAAGAGAATATTGTGGGTGAGCCCCTGATGAAAAATACAGCAGCATGTAACCTGTATATGGCGAACAAAATTGCTGAAATTAATCCGGATGCTACCATGATTGTGCTTCCGGCTGATCATTTAATCTTAAAAGAAGATGTTTTCCTTGAGAAAGTAGAGTTGGCCTTCGACCTGGCAGCAAAACATGATTATCTGGTGACCCTGGGCATTACGCCTACAAGACCTGATACCGGATACGGCTACATCCAGTTTGTGGAAAAGAAGGGATCAGATTATTTTAAAGTAAAAACCTTCACGGAAAAACCTATTCTGGAGATTGCCCAGAGCTTCCTGGAAAGCGGGGATTTCCTCTGGAATGCGGGAATATTTATCTGGAATGTGAAAAGTATTCATCATGCATTCGAGCTGTATCTCCCGGAAATGATGCAGCACTTCATGGCCTGTGAATACAATTCTGCAAAGGAAAATGGCTGCATCGAAATCATTTATCCGAAAGTCCAGAAAATTTCCATCGACAACGGAATCCTTGAAAAAGCAAAAAATGTATACGTCATTCCTTCGGATCTGGGATGGAGCGACCTCGGAACCTGGACTTCCGTTTATGAAAATACAGAGAAAGACAAAAACGGAAATGCGGTAAAACTAAAGCACTTCCTGAATTATAATTCCAAGGGAAATATTATCCGTCTGAAAAACAATAACAAAGCGGTCATCATTGACGGACTTGAAGATTTTATTGTGGTAGACACGGATAAAGCATTGCTGATATGTCCCAGAGACAACGATCAGCTGATCAAAGATTATGTTCTTGACCTGAAAAGTTTCAAGAAAGGAGATAAATTCATGTAA
- a CDS encoding GNAT family N-acetyltransferase: MSLKNQPNENSVYETERLILRPMSVEDRDFIFELYNRPSFIRYIGDRNLKTVADAENYIRNRFMPQFEKLGFGNYLMVTKDKGEKIGGVGIFEREGLDVVDIGFSLLEEFEGKGYAYEAAQKVKSIGMDDFGLKKISAITSKDNFSSQKLIQKLGLEFKNYVRLSGDDEELMYFETK, encoded by the coding sequence ATGAGCCTAAAAAACCAGCCAAACGAAAATAGCGTTTACGAAACGGAAAGACTGATCCTCCGGCCGATGTCTGTAGAGGACAGAGACTTTATTTTTGAGCTTTACAACAGACCCAGCTTTATCAGGTACATCGGGGACCGTAATCTTAAAACGGTGGCTGATGCTGAGAACTATATCAGAAACAGATTTATGCCACAGTTTGAAAAACTGGGTTTTGGAAATTATCTGATGGTTACCAAGGATAAAGGTGAAAAAATAGGCGGGGTAGGAATCTTCGAAAGGGAAGGGCTGGATGTGGTAGATATAGGGTTTTCCCTGCTGGAAGAGTTTGAAGGCAAAGGATATGCCTATGAGGCCGCTCAAAAGGTGAAATCGATCGGAATGGATGACTTCGGTTTGAAAAAAATCTCTGCCATCACTTCAAAAGATAATTTTTCTTCCCAGAAACTGATTCAGAAATTAGGACTTGAATTCAAGAATTACGTTAGACTTTCGGGTGATGATGAAGAATTGATGTACTTTGAAACAAAATAG
- the bcp gene encoding thioredoxin-dependent thiol peroxidase produces the protein MLKVGDKLPEFEGINQDGKTITSSKLAGKKLVVFFYPQANTPTCTVEACNLSDNYSKLKKEGFQLLGVSGDTVKKQKNFHSKFAFPYDLIADENHHIIDQFGVWQEKKTFGKTYMGIVRTSFIFDEKGICTRVIEKVTSKTAAEQILEG, from the coding sequence ATGCTGAAAGTTGGAGATAAATTACCGGAATTTGAAGGAATAAATCAGGACGGAAAAACGATAACCTCATCAAAACTCGCCGGTAAGAAATTAGTGGTATTCTTTTACCCTCAGGCCAATACTCCTACATGTACTGTGGAAGCGTGTAATCTGAGTGATAATTATTCAAAGCTTAAAAAAGAGGGGTTTCAGCTGCTGGGCGTAAGCGGGGATACGGTAAAAAAGCAGAAAAACTTTCACAGCAAGTTTGCATTTCCCTATGATCTTATTGCCGATGAAAACCACCATATCATTGATCAGTTCGGAGTATGGCAGGAAAAGAAAACATTCGGGAAAACCTATATGGGAATCGTAAGAACCTCCTTTATTTTTGATGAAAAAGGAATCTGCACAAGAGTCATTGAAAAAGTGACGTCTAAAACGGCGGCGGAACAGATATTAGAAGGCTAA
- a CDS encoding endonuclease III domain-containing protein, with product MTKKQRAELVQRELEKLYPATPIPLDHTDPYTLMVAVALSAQTTDKKVNQVTPDLFAVAGTPQRMAKLEEYQIKELIKEIGLSNTKAKNLKRMAELLLERHDGIVPQTYEELEALPGVGHKTASVVMSQGFGFPAFPVDTHIHRLMTQWKLTSGKNVVETEKDAKNLWKEEVWNKLHLQIIYYGREYSPARGKGEKDFITKMLFEK from the coding sequence ATGACAAAAAAGCAAAGAGCGGAGCTTGTTCAGAGAGAATTGGAGAAATTATATCCTGCAACACCTATTCCGTTAGATCACACGGATCCTTATACCCTGATGGTGGCTGTAGCCCTTTCTGCACAGACGACGGATAAAAAAGTGAACCAGGTGACACCTGATCTTTTTGCCGTGGCAGGAACGCCGCAAAGAATGGCCAAGCTGGAGGAATATCAGATCAAGGAACTCATTAAAGAGATCGGGCTTTCGAATACCAAAGCTAAAAACCTGAAAAGAATGGCTGAGCTTTTACTGGAAAGACATGACGGAATTGTTCCTCAAACCTATGAAGAGCTGGAAGCACTCCCTGGTGTGGGTCATAAAACCGCTTCCGTAGTGATGAGCCAGGGCTTCGGATTTCCTGCTTTTCCGGTGGATACACACATTCACAGGCTGATGACCCAATGGAAGCTCACTTCCGGAAAAAACGTGGTAGAAACGGAAAAAGATGCCAAAAATCTTTGGAAAGAAGAAGTCTGGAATAAACTTCATCTCCAGATCATTTACTATGGCAGAGAGTATTCTCCTGCAAGAGGAAAGGGAGAGAAGGATTTCATCACGAAAATGCTGTTTGAAAAATAA
- a CDS encoding DinB family protein: MITESLKSLYSRDLNTLKKEIEAYQNEENLWKTDKNIANSAGNLCLHLVGNLNHFIGAQLGNTGYVRHRDLEFSLKDVPRAELIEKIESTIVMIDTVLSQLSEDDLKKEYPLVVFEAKMTTDYFLIHLVAHLDYHLGQINYHRRLLDS; this comes from the coding sequence ATGATCACAGAAAGCCTGAAATCTCTCTACAGCAGGGATTTAAATACATTAAAAAAAGAGATAGAAGCCTACCAGAACGAGGAAAATCTCTGGAAAACTGATAAAAATATCGCCAATTCTGCAGGAAATCTTTGTCTTCACCTGGTGGGAAACCTCAACCATTTCATAGGAGCACAGCTCGGAAATACCGGTTATGTGAGGCACCGTGACCTTGAGTTTTCACTAAAAGACGTTCCCAGAGCCGAACTTATTGAAAAAATAGAATCCACCATCGTTATGATTGATACGGTATTAAGCCAGCTATCGGAAGACGATCTGAAAAAAGAATACCCGCTTGTTGTTTTTGAAGCTAAGATGACCACAGACTATTTTCTGATTCACCTGGTTGCCCATCTGGATTATCATCTGGGCCAGATTAACTACCACAGAAGGTTACTGGATTCCTGA
- a CDS encoding DUF885 domain-containing protein, with translation MKNIVTKGILAVGLAVGLASCKKSDSPLTKVTPSNLDSIAANYYEQYLKLYPLEATSQGDTRYNDQLPINIDKDFISGEIAFYNSVQKQLESVDYKGLSDEDKVVFDVLDYTLKDKIEAYAYHPEYIPFTQFGGLPLNFPLYGSGEGSQPFKTEKDYSDWLKRMEKFPEWMNAAADNFREGINNKIVLPKKLVVKMIPQMKAEEITTPDLDKNIFYGPVKKFPKDFTQAQKDKFSALYAEAITKKIIPAYTKMGAFLEKEYLPKARDTDGYNSLPNGNEIYRYYAKSWTTTKKTPEEINKIGQQQVAMLRAEMEKVKQQLGFSGTLEEFINYVKTDPKAMPYKTSKEVLNGFNGILAKITPKLKTMFSVTPKTKFEIRQTEKFREASASAEYTQGTPDGKRPGIFYMPLPDPAQFNVTSGMESLFLHEAIPGHHYQVSLQQENTKLPKFMRFGWFGAYGEGWAHYCETLGPEFGLYTDPYQKMGYLSDQMLRAVRLVVDTGIHTGTMTREEAIKYFLSNISYDEASATAEVERYMAMPGQALGYKIGSLRIRELRDQYQKQLGNKFNLANFHDEILSQGCLPLDVLNRKMELWAKKQK, from the coding sequence ATGAAAAACATTGTAACAAAAGGTATTCTAGCCGTAGGACTGGCTGTAGGCCTGGCATCCTGCAAAAAATCCGATTCTCCGCTCACGAAGGTGACCCCCAGCAATCTGGATTCCATTGCAGCCAACTATTATGAGCAGTATCTTAAATTGTACCCTTTAGAGGCTACTTCTCAGGGAGATACAAGATATAATGACCAGCTTCCTATCAATATCGACAAGGATTTTATTTCCGGAGAGATTGCTTTTTACAATTCTGTACAGAAACAGCTGGAAAGCGTTGATTACAAAGGTCTTTCTGATGAGGACAAAGTGGTTTTTGATGTCCTGGATTATACTTTAAAAGATAAAATCGAGGCGTATGCCTACCACCCTGAATACATCCCTTTTACCCAGTTTGGAGGCCTTCCTCTGAATTTCCCACTGTATGGAAGCGGAGAAGGGAGCCAGCCTTTTAAAACAGAAAAAGATTACAGCGACTGGCTGAAAAGAATGGAGAAATTCCCTGAATGGATGAATGCTGCTGCAGATAATTTCCGCGAAGGGATCAATAATAAAATCGTTCTTCCTAAAAAACTGGTGGTCAAGATGATTCCTCAGATGAAAGCTGAAGAGATCACAACCCCGGATCTGGACAAAAATATTTTCTATGGTCCCGTAAAAAAATTCCCTAAGGATTTTACGCAAGCCCAGAAAGACAAATTTTCAGCACTTTATGCAGAAGCCATTACCAAGAAGATCATTCCCGCCTATACTAAAATGGGAGCCTTTTTAGAGAAAGAATACCTTCCGAAAGCCAGAGATACGGACGGCTACAACAGTCTTCCGAACGGAAACGAAATTTACAGATATTACGCGAAAAGCTGGACTACCACTAAGAAAACACCTGAAGAGATCAATAAAATCGGGCAACAGCAGGTGGCTATGCTTCGTGCGGAAATGGAAAAAGTAAAACAACAATTAGGCTTTTCAGGAACTTTGGAAGAGTTTATTAATTACGTAAAAACAGATCCTAAAGCCATGCCTTACAAGACTTCCAAAGAGGTCCTGAATGGATTCAACGGGATTTTAGCCAAGATCACCCCGAAACTTAAAACAATGTTCAGCGTAACGCCTAAAACCAAGTTTGAGATCAGACAAACTGAAAAATTCAGGGAAGCAAGTGCCAGTGCGGAATATACCCAGGGAACTCCGGATGGTAAAAGACCGGGAATATTCTATATGCCGCTGCCAGATCCTGCCCAGTTCAATGTAACTTCGGGAATGGAATCTCTTTTCCTTCATGAAGCGATCCCGGGGCACCATTACCAGGTTTCTCTGCAGCAGGAGAATACCAAGCTTCCTAAATTCATGAGATTTGGCTGGTTTGGAGCCTATGGCGAAGGCTGGGCACATTATTGTGAAACTTTAGGCCCTGAATTTGGTTTGTATACAGACCCATATCAGAAAATGGGCTACCTGAGTGATCAGATGCTGAGAGCGGTAAGACTGGTGGTAGACACCGGAATTCATACCGGAACCATGACCAGAGAAGAAGCCATCAAATACTTTTTAAGCAATATTTCCTACGATGAAGCGAGTGCTACAGCTGAAGTAGAACGGTATATGGCGATGCCGGGACAGGCTTTGGGCTACAAAATAGGATCTTTAAGAATCCGTGAGCTGCGAGACCAATATCAGAAGCAACTTGGAAACAAGTTCAATCTGGCCAACTTTCACGATGAAATTTTAAGCCAGGGATGTCTTCCGCTTGATGTGCTGAACAGAAAGATGGAGCTTTGGGCTAAAAAGCAGAAATAG
- a CDS encoding MotA/TolQ/ExbB proton channel family protein, producing the protein MLLTELTQILFAQITAPAVATDDLEFSFWKIMFHGGAFAKIVMFVVLALGVFSLYLFFERFFFIKRLTSKTDSNFMDNIEDFIKEGKIESAADYCKRQNSPEGRILEKGISRLGRPVSDIVSAMESQAQVEVANMEKNLNLLAVVPSIAPMLGLLGTVIGMIIAFFNLSHATGSFSPKTLSEGIYTALGQTAVGLAVAIPANFFYNILLTRIDRFVLKAQNMSGEFLDLINKPL; encoded by the coding sequence ATGCTGTTAACGGAACTTACCCAGATTTTATTTGCACAAATTACTGCTCCGGCAGTGGCAACAGACGATTTAGAATTTTCATTTTGGAAGATCATGTTCCACGGAGGAGCTTTCGCTAAAATAGTAATGTTTGTCGTTCTGGCTTTAGGTGTATTTTCATTATACCTGTTTTTTGAACGTTTTTTCTTTATTAAAAGGCTGACGTCCAAAACAGATTCCAATTTCATGGACAATATTGAAGATTTTATCAAGGAAGGCAAGATAGAATCAGCAGCAGATTACTGTAAAAGACAGAATTCCCCGGAAGGAAGAATTCTGGAGAAAGGAATTTCCAGACTGGGAAGACCGGTTTCAGATATTGTAAGTGCGATGGAATCCCAGGCTCAGGTAGAGGTTGCCAATATGGAAAAAAACCTGAACCTTCTGGCTGTAGTACCGAGTATCGCACCGATGCTGGGGCTTCTGGGAACGGTTATCGGGATGATTATTGCATTCTTCAACCTTTCTCATGCAACGGGATCTTTCTCACCAAAAACATTGTCTGAAGGTATTTATACTGCATTGGGACAGACCGCAGTAGGTTTGGCAGTGGCCATTCCTGCCAACTTTTTCTATAATATTCTTTTAACAAGAATTGACAGATTTGTTCTCAAAGCACAGAATATGTCAGGAGAGTTTTTAGATCTAATCAACAAACCTTTATAA
- a CDS encoding ExbD/TolR family protein yields MKIQRRNKANPEFSLAAMTDVILLMLIFFMITSSAANQSAIDVKLPKAGAVEDNIPNPLTVSIKPDGTYFVDDNPVTKDQLESVIVSKLTGQTNKSFTIRADENTMHKDVVFVMEIAEKNKFNIAIATVKDK; encoded by the coding sequence ATGAAAATTCAGAGAAGAAATAAAGCGAATCCCGAATTCAGTTTAGCTGCGATGACAGACGTTATCCTGCTGATGCTGATATTCTTTATGATTACTTCATCAGCCGCCAATCAGAGTGCCATTGATGTGAAGTTACCTAAAGCAGGAGCGGTTGAAGATAATATTCCTAATCCTCTGACGGTAAGCATTAAACCGGACGGGACCTATTTTGTAGATGATAATCCTGTGACAAAGGATCAGCTGGAATCCGTAATTGTCAGTAAATTAACAGGCCAGACGAATAAATCCTTTACCATTCGTGCAGATGAAAATACCATGCATAAAGACGTGGTCTTTGTCATGGAGATTGCTGAAAAAAATAAATTTAATATTGCGATTGCAACCGTTAAAGATAAATAA
- a CDS encoding ferric siderophore ABC transporter substrate-binding protein produces the protein MRSYSVNKSEQNKDRVKSAVLSILIWSGILLFVFLYKLKPELDKQPDEVVTTMLVNFGDNRNGNGIEEPADQPGSLAAATEEVTPEPAETPVPETKTVIKPEPAPEPKKTEVKEKVLTGNNSKTSVAKKEESKKNTNKTATSTSASKSTKKSGATTSNSKTGNGDGKGNAAIGNLIRGRGTKAGSQGTGTGIGNAGDPLGGDGNGDSKVGIDRKLTGYIPGTMGRGGSQPSHNCTAGGSITIAYTVDKAGNVVSARRTGGTSDPCVASTSVAWVKKYVKAEKANTSSTGTYKITF, from the coding sequence ATGAGAAGTTACAGTGTAAACAAAAGCGAGCAAAACAAAGACAGGGTAAAAAGTGCAGTACTTTCTATCCTGATCTGGTCTGGAATTTTGCTTTTTGTTTTTCTTTATAAACTAAAACCGGAACTGGATAAACAGCCTGATGAAGTGGTGACAACCATGCTTGTGAATTTCGGGGACAACAGAAATGGAAATGGGATTGAAGAACCGGCAGATCAGCCGGGAAGCCTTGCTGCTGCCACTGAAGAAGTAACTCCCGAACCTGCCGAAACACCCGTACCGGAAACCAAAACGGTCATAAAACCTGAGCCGGCACCGGAACCCAAGAAAACGGAAGTGAAAGAAAAGGTGCTCACAGGGAACAATTCCAAAACCAGTGTTGCGAAGAAAGAGGAATCAAAAAAGAATACTAATAAAACAGCTACAAGTACAAGCGCCTCAAAAAGTACTAAAAAATCCGGCGCCACTACCTCGAATTCAAAAACAGGAAACGGGGACGGAAAAGGAAATGCAGCCATCGGAAACCTGATCAGAGGAAGAGGGACAAAAGCCGGAAGCCAGGGAACAGGTACCGGAATAGGAAACGCTGGAGATCCTTTAGGCGGAGACGGAAACGGCGACAGTAAAGTAGGAATAGACCGTAAACTGACCGGCTATATCCCCGGAACCATGGGTAGAGGAGGATCACAGCCTTCTCACAACTGTACAGCCGGAGGATCCATTACGATTGCGTACACAGTAGACAAAGCGGGTAATGTAGTTTCTGCCAGAAGAACAGGAGGGACTTCAGATCCTTGTGTAGCTTCTACATCGGTAGCCTGGGTCAAAAAATATGTGAAAGCTGAAAAAGCTAACACATCCTCTACCGGAACGTATAAAATCACCTTCTAA
- a CDS encoding four helix bundle protein gives MSYQKLDIYNIAFELFIETHGLLLKLPRYELYEPGSQLRRSADSVVTNIAEGYGRKNYKGDFIRFLIYSQTSCDETVSHLSKIIRLYPDVSVDLSDKVAQYQLLGGKINNFIKYVQLSWRT, from the coding sequence ATGAGCTACCAAAAACTTGACATTTATAATATTGCATTTGAACTTTTTATTGAGACGCATGGGCTTTTACTAAAGCTACCCAGATATGAATTATATGAGCCTGGAAGCCAGTTGAGAAGGTCTGCAGATTCTGTTGTTACCAATATAGCAGAAGGTTATGGAAGAAAAAACTATAAAGGAGATTTTATAAGATTTCTCATTTATTCGCAGACAAGTTGTGATGAAACGGTAAGCCATTTATCAAAAATAATAAGACTATACCCCGATGTAAGTGTAGACTTAAGTGATAAAGTAGCCCAATACCAACTATTAGGAGGAAAAATTAATAACTTTATAAAATATGTCCAACTAAGCTGGCGAACATAA
- a CDS encoding nucleoside recognition domain-containing protein, with protein MVLSRIWSAFIIIAITIASIKYISSGHYKTIFNDMVVGKGGDTVQIASQPMNTLTPIIRDSLMKKNDFPDSRIHYKTDSLKQDVKVYRVQEADGVIGTSETAVKICIGLIGIMTLFMGFMSIAEKAGGINLLSRFIQPFFSKLFPDIPKNHPAFGHMLMNFSANLLGLDNAATPFGLKAMESLQTLNPNKDTASNSQIMFLCLHAGGMTLIPVSIIAIRASMGSKTPTDIFLPCMIATFAATMAAMIIVSLYQKINLLKPIVIAYVGGISAVIALLVLYLVQLSKDELDTFSKVLSNGLILFIFLAIVLGAVYKKINVFDAFIDGAKEGFTTCVKIIPYLVGMLIAISLLRTSGVFDVIIDGMKWVANTAGFDPRFVDGLPTALIKPLSGSGARGMMVDTMSTFGADSFQGKLAAVLQGSSDTTFYVIAVYFGAVAVKNTRYTVIAMLLADLVGVITAIGLAYLFFA; from the coding sequence ATGGTCCTCAGCAGAATTTGGTCGGCTTTTATCATCATTGCCATTACCATTGCCAGTATAAAATACATTTCATCAGGCCACTACAAAACCATTTTCAATGATATGGTGGTGGGAAAAGGTGGTGATACGGTTCAGATCGCATCACAGCCGATGAATACCCTCACCCCGATTATCAGGGACAGCCTGATGAAAAAAAATGATTTTCCCGACAGCAGGATTCATTATAAAACCGATTCTTTAAAACAGGATGTAAAAGTCTACAGGGTTCAGGAAGCAGACGGGGTCATCGGAACTTCCGAAACTGCGGTAAAAATCTGCATCGGTTTAATCGGGATCATGACTTTGTTCATGGGATTTATGAGTATTGCTGAAAAGGCAGGCGGAATTAATCTGTTAAGCCGTTTTATCCAGCCTTTTTTCTCGAAATTATTTCCTGATATTCCGAAAAACCATCCCGCATTCGGACATATGCTGATGAACTTCAGTGCAAATCTTCTGGGGCTGGACAATGCTGCCACTCCGTTCGGTTTAAAAGCCATGGAAAGCTTACAGACTTTAAATCCCAATAAAGATACAGCCAGCAATTCGCAGATCATGTTTCTGTGTCTGCATGCCGGAGGAATGACGCTTATTCCTGTTTCCATTATTGCGATCAGGGCTTCTATGGGATCAAAAACACCTACAGATATTTTTCTTCCGTGTATGATTGCTACATTCGCAGCCACAATGGCGGCGATGATTATTGTTTCTCTGTATCAGAAAATAAATTTATTAAAACCTATTGTTATTGCTTATGTGGGAGGAATTTCTGCCGTTATTGCACTTCTCGTTCTTTATCTGGTTCAATTAAGCAAGGATGAACTGGATACTTTCAGTAAAGTTTTAAGTAACGGACTGATCCTCTTTATCTTCCTCGCCATTGTACTGGGGGCAGTGTATAAAAAGATCAATGTTTTTGATGCCTTTATTGATGGAGCTAAAGAAGGATTCACAACCTGCGTGAAAATCATTCCTTATCTGGTTGGAATGCTGATCGCTATTTCGCTTTTAAGAACTTCAGGAGTTTTTGACGTAATTATTGACGGTATGAAATGGGTTGCCAATACGGCTGGATTTGACCCAAGATTTGTAGACGGACTTCCTACGGCACTGATCAAACCTCTTTCCGGATCAGGAGCAAGAGGAATGATGGTGGATACGATGAGCACATTCGGAGCGGATAGTTTCCAGGGTAAACTGGCTGCAGTTCTTCAGGGAAGCTCAGATACGACGTTTTACGTGATTGCTGTGTATTTTGGGGCCGTAGCCGTGAAGAATACGAGATATACGGTAATTGCCATGCTTCTGGCGGATCTGGTGGGTGTTATTACGGCTATTGGGTTGGCTTATTTGTTTTTTGCGTAA
- a CDS encoding DUF6973 domain-containing protein → MRTFKIFFNTIRSMSFKKITRLLSLLLPHPLFALLSFHATVQAFAIAQKKFPETASNNGVGNAFRHALWCCFIMMYCCKVSSPKKALDFCKRITDMHEELFPNQPLETKMDLHNNKIGMDYFMELLPGIHRQFFEKGFFIDSLAKKMDDAKILKSLDDDFEGHLVYLDE, encoded by the coding sequence ATGAGGACTTTCAAGATATTTTTTAATACCATCCGGAGTATGAGCTTTAAAAAGATTACCCGTCTTTTATCGCTCCTTCTTCCCCATCCTCTTTTTGCCTTATTAAGCTTTCATGCAACGGTACAGGCCTTTGCCATCGCGCAGAAAAAGTTCCCGGAAACAGCATCTAATAACGGGGTCGGGAATGCTTTCAGACATGCTTTGTGGTGCTGCTTTATCATGATGTATTGCTGCAAGGTGTCTTCACCCAAAAAAGCACTGGATTTCTGCAAAAGAATCACAGATATGCATGAAGAATTGTTTCCGAATCAGCCTCTGGAAACTAAAATGGATCTTCACAACAACAAAATCGGGATGGATTATTTCATGGAACTACTGCCGGGAATCCACCGCCAGTTTTTTGAGAAGGGATTTTTTATAGACAGCCTGGCTAAGAAGATGGATGATGCGAAGATTTTAAAAAGCCTGGATGATGATTTTGAAGGGCACCTCGTCTACCTGGATGAATAA